The genomic DNA TCTGAATAGTgagtttttgtatgtgtttttatattttatacagTTCAAATGAACACTGTTAGTAATAAATACCAGGCTTGCAATGTTTCTCACAATTgtggtgtctttttttttcccccttgtccAGCGAATAGGCTTTTTGGGTGTTTTTCTATGATTGGGGTAGGGGCTCTTTACACAACAACAGAGTAGACTTGATGCTGCTGATAGCTTCTGTGACATCAAATAGAGTAAtaatctatttgcatttgaaataaGTAGGCAAATAAGAAAATATTCTTGTGAAATCACAAAATATTGCAAATTGTATAGGATATATCACATTATATACGATATATGACATTTATTTGTGAAATGCATTGAGAAAAAACTatctacatttacatttgtttCCCCTGAGGTGATGTGGTCAAGTTGGCCAATATACTGTGCAATGTGAGTGAAGCTTGGTTACAATAGCTTATGCATAGTTTTGAGTTTTGTTGATCATTGAGATCATCAACTCGTCCCCCTGTCCTCAATCTGCACTTTCACTGAGGGAATCTTCACGGTGGCCTTGCGAGCCAGATGGAATGCAATGCCTTTCTCATAGTAAGCACATTCATTGATAAAGAAAGGATGGAGAGACTCCTCCTCTTTGTAACACACGGTGTCCCCAGAGAAGCACTGGAACATGGGATCACCTGGCTTTAGACAGCAGAAGTCTTGGTCCTAGAGGGTGCAGAGGTTATCCATTATGTAATGCGTTCATTTCCATTTGTCTCCTGCTCCATGTACTAATGTGATCTCTTTGAGTTTCATGCGGTCAGCATCAATATGTTGCATAGTGTTATTTCATCGCTGTTAGTGTCAAACTGGAAATGATGCTGATAATTCCATAATCGGCTCTGATCATTTGTTAATATGATTTGATAAACATGGTTGAATATTGTTATTGTATCTATTGTGAGAAAGTATGAATAATCCCTCCAGCAGTTGTTCCATGTAAACAGCTGATGCTACTGTACTGATCTGGCTCTAGCCAGGATCTATCTGAAATGAGGCCTGGGATGTTCCATGACAAACCTGCAGTTGAGGGTGTATGGCAGCTGATATTTGTTGGCTGTCAGGATCTCGAGGATAATCAATGCTCTTATGAAACAAATatgcctccacctctccaccctctaTCACAGTACCTGGGAGAGACATCACATCACAGTAAAATGCGAAACTTCGAATTTGATTGGTTGTGGTCAGTGTCCATTGTTCAAAGTGCACAATTACAGAAATGACAAAATGTACCATAAGCTTCTAAACAAAACTATGAATATGGCAAGTTAAGATGCAACATATTTCCTTACCTGAATTGAAAAGGCCTATCCATTCTATTGCTAGATCAAGGGCCTCCTTCATATAATTGTAAATGTCAGCTCTGAGCACACCATGTGGTTGTGGACCCACTTCTAGTGCTGTAAAAGACCCACAGCAAGCATGCATAACTTTGACTCTCAAAGCATTTAGAAACTAGgtagcacaaacacaaatgtaatGAAGAATAAACCAATTGCAGATGACTTACAGAAGCCGTTCTTGCCCACAGACTCTAGGGAGTATGCTTCATCATTGGGGATATTTACCATGAACAATCTTACCGGCGCTGAGGTCATTTTCATCTGCAAATGAAGTGAACATTACAGTTGTAttgaattaattaaattaaactTCAATTCCGGCGAGAAATCATATTGGAATGTAGGCTATTTCTT from Sardina pilchardus chromosome 2, fSarPil1.1, whole genome shotgun sequence includes the following:
- the LOC134061985 gene encoding N-acyl-aromatic-L-amino acid amidohydrolase (carboxylate-forming) B-like isoform X1 — its product is MMELLTLPALHRMAICGGTHGNEMTGVYLVQEMARRQKEEGEKAWPLPIKLVLSNPQAIEQCRRYSEADLNRCFTSAILRTPITDSSPYELRRAHELNALLGPKESEEAVDILCDLHNTTSNMGVTLISYSLDEWISLHIYKYIKMKMTSAPVRLFMVNIPNDEAYSLESVGKNGFSLEVGPQPHGVLRADIYNYMKEALDLAIEWIGLFNSGTVIEGGEVEAYLFHKSIDYPRDPDSQQISAAIHPQLQDQDFCCLKPGDPMFQCFSGDTVCYKEEESLHPFFINECAYYEKGIAFHLARKATVKIPSVKVQIEDRGTS
- the LOC134061985 gene encoding N-acyl-aromatic-L-amino acid amidohydrolase (carboxylate-forming) B-like isoform X2, translated to MELLTLPALHRMAICGGTHGNEMTGVYLVQEMARRQKEEGEKAWPLPIKLVLSNPQAIEQCRRYSEADLNRCFTSAILRTPITDSSPYELRRAHELNALLGPKESEEAVDILCDLHNTTSNMGVTLISYSLDEWISLHIYKYIKMKMTSAPVRLFMVNIPNDEAYSLESVGKNGFSLEVGPQPHGVLRADIYNYMKEALDLAIEWIGLFNSGTVIEGGEVEAYLFHKSIDYPRDPDSQQISAAIHPQLQDQDFCCLKPGDPMFQCFSGDTVCYKEEESLHPFFINECAYYEKGIAFHLARKATVKIPSVKVQIEDRGTS